TTCAAGCTCCACCCTTATAAAACCTGGGGAACAATAACTAACAAGCTCAGACCTTATATAGCAAGGCTGGGTGAGAAAGGTAAAAAATATGTAGAGCTAAAGACTAAAGTTAACTCAATGATTTCATATGAAGATTTTACTAGTTCTGAACCTTTAAAGGACAGCTATATATTAGGCTATTACTGCCAGAGACAGGTATTTATTGATGAAATGAACAGGAAAATTGCAGAGAAAAATGAAAAGAAACTTGAAAATTTAAATTAAAGGAGTTGTTAATATGAGTACTTTAAAAAACAAGATTGATTTTGCAGTGATTATTTCGGTTAAAAACGCCAACCCAAACGGTGACCCACTGAATGGAAACCGTCCTAGAGAAAATTATGACGGATATGGAGAAATATCAGATGTGTGCATCAAAAGGAAAATAAGAAATCGTCTACAGGACACGAATAAAGAGATTTTTGTTCAATCAGACGAAAGAAGAACAGATGGCTTCAGAAGTTTGAAAGATAGAGCAGACGGTTGTCAGGAATTAAAAAAATTGATTAAGGATAAGGAGAAATATGCTGAGTATGCCTGTTCAAAATGGATTGATGTAAGGAGCTTTGGTCAGGTATTTGCATTTAAGGCAGGTGAGGATAATTCTGTTTCTATAGGAATAAGGGGCCCCGTATCAATACATTCAGGTGTCAGTGCTTCACCAATAGAAATATCAAGTATGCAGATTACAAAAAGCGTAAATGGAGAAACCGGAAAAGATCCTGACAAAAAGAGTGCAGATACAATGGGTATGAAGCATAGAGTTGATTTTGGTGTGTATGTGATTTATGGAAGTATTAATACCCAATTAGCTTCTAAAACAGGGTTTAGTGAAGAAGATAGTGAACTTATAAAAGAAGCGTTAAGAACATTATTTGAAAATGATTGCTCGTCTGCAAGACCTGACGGAAGTATGGAGGTACATAAGCTTTATTGGTGGAAGCATAATTGTGAAATAGGGCAATACTCTTCTGCAAAGGTACATAGAACCTTAAACATCAAGGCGAATGTTGATGTTCCAAAATGCATTAATGATTATTCTATTTATTCAAATGATTTAGAGGGATTGGAACTAAAAGTTTATGACGGAATATAACGAAGAAGACTTTCTGCTATTATCAGGTATTCAGCACTTTGCTTTTTGCAGGAGGCAATGGGCGTTAATACATATTGAACAGCAGTGGCAGGAAAATCTGAGGACGGTTGAAGGGAATATACTGCATGAAAAGGCTCATGACGACGGATTCTCAGAAAAACGCGGAGACGTAATTATTTCAAGAGGTATGGCTGTTTTTTCAAAAACCCTTGGAGTCAGCGGTGTATGTGATATTGTGGAACTGCATAAATGTGCCGATGGTGTGAACATATTTGGCAGAGACGGGTTGTACAGGCCTGTTCCCATAGAGTACAAGAGGGGTAAGCCAAAGGAAAATGATGCTGATATTCTTCAATTGTGCGGACAGGCTATGTGCCTTGAAGAAATGCTTTTGTGTGAAATCAAGGAAGCATACATGTTCTACGGAGAGACTAAACACAGGCTGAAAATTATACTTGATAATGCTTTACGTGAGCGGGTCAGAGATGTTATTCAAGAAATGCATGAATTGTTTGAGCGAAAATATACCCCAAAAGTAAAACCTTCTAAAAGCTGCAAAGCCTGTTCATTGGCAGATATTTGCATGCCAAGACTATGTAAAAATACTTCTGTATCAAAATATATTAGAGATAGTTTGAAGGAGGCGGAGCAATGAGAAAACTCTTAAATACTGTTTATATTACCTCTCCTGACAGCTATCTTTCCTTAGATGGAGAGAACCTTGTTGTACTAAAAAGAGATAAAGAGGCTGCACGATTGCCGCTGCACAATCTGGAAAGCATTATTGCTTTTGGATATACCGGAGCAAGTCCGGCACTGATGGGTGCATGTGCAAAACGAAATACTTCTCTTAGTTTTATGACCCAAAGCGGAAAATTTCTGTCAAGGGTCGTTGGAGAGGTAAGGGGAAATGTAACTTTAAGAAAAGCACAGTACAGATTATCTGATAATATGGAAGAAAGCACGAAGATAGCCAGAAACTTTATCTTTGGGAAGATTTATAACGGCAGGTGGGTTATTGAACGTGCCACCAGAGATTATTCGGAGAGGCTTGACGTCAATAAGCTTAAAAGGGTGTCAGAAGGATTGGCAAAAGCCTTGAATCTTGTATTGAACTGTGGAAATTTGGATGAACTCCGCGGCTTTGAGGGAGAGTCTGCAACACAGTATTTTAGTGTGTTTGATGACTTAATACTTCAACAGAAAGAAAATTTCTTCTTTCACGGAAGAAATAAACGTCCTCCTCTTGATAATGTTAATGCAATGCTGTCATTTGTTTACACTCTGCTGGCACATGATACAGCGGCGGCACTGGAAACTGTCGGTCTTGACCCTTATGTAGGCTTTATGCATAGGGACAGACCCGGAAGAATATCTCTGGCACTGGATTTAATGGAGGAACTGAGATGTGTTTATGCTGACAGGTTTGTAATTTCTCTTATTAATAAAAGGGTAGTCAACTTCAATGGTTTTACGCAGAAAGAGGACGGGGCAGTAATAATGGATGATGATACTCGCAGAACAATTTTACAAGCGTGGCAGAGCAGAAAACAAGAGAAAATTACTCACCCCTTCTTACAGGAAAAACTGGAATGGGGACTTGTACCTTATGCTCAAGCAATGCTGCTGGCAAGGTTTATCCGAGGAGATTTGGACGAGTATCCTCCATTTTTATGGAAGTAGGTGAATTGTATGATGGTACTTATTACATATGATGTTAATACAGAATCTGAGGGCGGAAAAAAGAGATTACGACGTGTTGCGAAGCAATGTGTCAACTATGGTCAACGGGTTCAGAATTCTGTTTTTGAATGTGTTATGGATGCCGCAAAGTGCAGGGAAGTTAAGAACAAGTTGGAAAAAATAATTGACAAGGAAAAGGATAGTTTGAGATTCTATTATCTAGGTAACAATTATCAAAACAAAGTAGAGCATATTGGTACAAAAGAATCTTTTGATGTCGAAGGTACATTAATTATATAGTGTGCGAATGTGAAGCAAACATTAAAACACGGGGATATTCGCACCGAAAAAACAGTACTTTTTTAGGTTATTTTACTTACTTATATTTACCTTCATTTACGAATAGATTTTTAATGCTTATTTTTTGTGCAACATTAACAAGTAGGTTTAATTATTTTGTTTATTTTTGCTGTCGCTCCTCTCGTAGGAGCGTGGATTGAAATCGTAGTTGCTTGAAGGTATGAACAGTTTTACTTTGAGTCGCTCCTCTCGTAGGAGCGTGGATTGAAATTGACATAATGCGAGACATTAGAGACGAACTTGGAGTCGCTCCTCTCGTAGGAGCGTGGATTGAAATCATCTCATCCTCCGATTTAGCAAACATTAGCCCGTCGCTCCTCTCGTAGGAGCGTGGATTGAAATACCTGTGAAGAATAGTGCCAATATGCCTGTAACAAGTCGCTCCTCTCGTAGGAGCGTGGATTGAAATAGAAATTATGTAAGCGGTATTGGACACCCCAGAGTCGCTCCTCTCGTAGGAGCGTGGATTGAAATCAGAACGTATAACAGTTCCATCATCATATATACTGTCGCTCCTCTCGTAGGAGCGTGGATTGAAATCACTTACTACTTTTGCAATTGTACTCATATGTAAAGTCGCTCCTCTCGTAGGAGCGTGGATTGAAATCAGTTATAACTTACAACTGACAACATAACAACAATGTCGCTCCTCTCGTAGGAGCGTGGATTGAAATC
This region of Clostridium sp. BNL1100 genomic DNA includes:
- the cas7c gene encoding type I-C CRISPR-associated protein Cas7/Csd2, producing the protein MSTLKNKIDFAVIISVKNANPNGDPLNGNRPRENYDGYGEISDVCIKRKIRNRLQDTNKEIFVQSDERRTDGFRSLKDRADGCQELKKLIKDKEKYAEYACSKWIDVRSFGQVFAFKAGEDNSVSIGIRGPVSIHSGVSASPIEISSMQITKSVNGETGKDPDKKSADTMGMKHRVDFGVYVIYGSINTQLASKTGFSEEDSELIKEALRTLFENDCSSARPDGSMEVHKLYWWKHNCEIGQYSSAKVHRTLNIKANVDVPKCINDYSIYSNDLEGLELKVYDGI
- the cas4 gene encoding CRISPR-associated protein Cas4; translation: MTEYNEEDFLLLSGIQHFAFCRRQWALIHIEQQWQENLRTVEGNILHEKAHDDGFSEKRGDVIISRGMAVFSKTLGVSGVCDIVELHKCADGVNIFGRDGLYRPVPIEYKRGKPKENDADILQLCGQAMCLEEMLLCEIKEAYMFYGETKHRLKIILDNALRERVRDVIQEMHELFERKYTPKVKPSKSCKACSLADICMPRLCKNTSVSKYIRDSLKEAEQ
- the cas1c gene encoding type I-C CRISPR-associated endonuclease Cas1c, which translates into the protein MRKLLNTVYITSPDSYLSLDGENLVVLKRDKEAARLPLHNLESIIAFGYTGASPALMGACAKRNTSLSFMTQSGKFLSRVVGEVRGNVTLRKAQYRLSDNMEESTKIARNFIFGKIYNGRWVIERATRDYSERLDVNKLKRVSEGLAKALNLVLNCGNLDELRGFEGESATQYFSVFDDLILQQKENFFFHGRNKRPPLDNVNAMLSFVYTLLAHDTAAALETVGLDPYVGFMHRDRPGRISLALDLMEELRCVYADRFVISLINKRVVNFNGFTQKEDGAVIMDDDTRRTILQAWQSRKQEKITHPFLQEKLEWGLVPYAQAMLLARFIRGDLDEYPPFLWK
- the cas2 gene encoding CRISPR-associated endonuclease Cas2, which encodes MMVLITYDVNTESEGGKKRLRRVAKQCVNYGQRVQNSVFECVMDAAKCREVKNKLEKIIDKEKDSLRFYYLGNNYQNKVEHIGTKESFDVEGTLII